In Oncorhynchus keta strain PuntledgeMale-10-30-2019 chromosome 19, Oket_V2, whole genome shotgun sequence, a single genomic region encodes these proteins:
- the soga3b gene encoding uncharacterized protein soga3b isoform X3 has product MAATELQRGLEQAGRGWGTERGELLDSFDSEMQEWEDQLQDMQRKIEELYNEVQARRGGNDVTMGNGKNDRMHHGNGFCDRPGSHSNRTKDHPRAVVVPNHCSNGCSHGPNGYGEPVNHQIGGYYPNCNGAVELEDLLQDYLGHGHGKTWKTNSALNDVTLVPLLSQHLKEITKGSQDQSVHQDAMKRRPVEKERIGQVRFADEEAENRKNRVSHRKSSPCRDLNKPPHRQREGPPVPPRSTSQVASSETSPALDRKSHSPGALGDKTCGSPSVLRKFGAMLQKNEGKTLTDTGVVTNQVPIENKCPTPVCQRKELGGSRVPGRLPAQKCQVDSIMLTVEMDPSKERGSGGAVRDYRRESQLGEGRGTSMGSYAHPKGPQAGRQRRPEVKAKALGGVDRETDIGLVQGERARRPAYQPREPIVDYRNLSGSHVGAQRIQRGGPVAGQNKDDGLIELLDMLDIEHEYNSSPRSTKTAYRNDTQKVSPAELSPATPSQNFSRPARPANQRPPSRWASCAPTALISSPSGPMSRAPSPLAHTPSPIARTPSPALKQKSFCSYLLHTETAIM; this is encoded by the exons ATGGCGGCCACCGAACTTCAGCGCGGTCTGGAGCAGGCTGGGCGGGgctggggaacagagaggggggagctTCTGGACAGCTTCGACTCAGAGATGCAGGAATGGGAGGACCAGCTGCAGGACATGCAGAGGAAGATAGAGGAG CTTTACAATGAGGTGCAGGCTCGTAGAGGGGGAAATGATGTCACCATGGGCAACGGCAAAAATGATAGGATGCACCATGGCAATGGCTTCTGTGACCGGCCTGGCAGCCATAGCAACAGAACCAAGGACCACCCAAGAGCTGTTGTAGTGCCAAATCACTGTAGCAACGGTTGTAGTCACGGCCCCAATGGTTACGGCGAACCTGTCAACCATCAGATTGGTGGCTATTATCCAAATTGCAACGGTGCGGTGGAACTTGAAGACTTGTTGCAGGATTATCTTGGACATGGTCACGGAAAGACCTGGAAGACCAACTCAGCTCTCAACGAT GTAACCCTTGTCCCACTTCTCTCTCAGCATCTGAAGGAGATCACTAAAGGGAGCCAGGATCAGTCTGTGCACCAGGATGCGATGAAGAGGAGGCCTGTTGAGAAGGAGAG GATTGGTCAGGTGCGGTTTGCGGACGAGGAGGCTGAGAACAGGAAGAACAGAGTGTCACACAGAAAGAGTTCCCCCTGCAGGGACCTTAACAAGCCCCCTCATAGACAGAGAGAAGGCCCTCCCGTACCCCCCCGCTCCACCTCCCAGGTTGCCTCATCCGAGACTTCCCCAGCCCTCGACAGAAAGTCCCACTCCCCTGGGGCCCTTGGGGACAAGACGTGTGGTAGCCCCTCGGTCCTCAGGAAGTTTGGGGCCATGCTCCAGAAGAACGAGGGGAAAACCCTCACTGACACCGGTGTGGTGACCAACCAGGTGCCTATCGAGAACAAGTGCCCCACCCCCGTCTGTCAGCGCAAAGAGCTGGGTGGCAGCAGAGTGCCTGGGCGCTTGCCTGCCCAGAAATGCCAGGTGGATTCCATCATGCTTACAGTGGAGATGGATCCCAGCAAAGAACGAGGATCTGGTGGGGCAGTGAGAGACTATAGGAGAGAGAGCCAGCTTGGTGAGGGTAGAGGCACCTCAATGGGTAGCTATGCTCACCCTAAAGGACCCCAGGCAGGGCGTCAGAGGAGGCCTGAGGTCAAAGCAAAGGCCCTCggaggggtagacagagagacagacattggtCTGGTCCAGGGGGAGAGGGCCAGGAGGCCTGCATACCAGCCTAGGGAGCCCATAGTGGACTACAGGAACTTGAGTGGGTCCCATGTTGGAGCTCAGAGGATTCAGAGGGGAGGGCCAGTTGCAGGTCAGAATAAGGACGATGGACTCATTGAGCTACTGGATATGCTGGACATCGAGCACGAGTACAACTCTAGCCCCCGATCCACAAAGACTGCCTACAGAAATGACACACAGAAG GTGAGCCCAGCTGAGTTGTCCCCAGCAACCCCGTCACAGAACTTCTCTCGTCCTGCCCGCCCAGCCAATCAACGCCCTCCATCCAGGTGGGCTAGCTGTGCTCCCACTGCCTTGATCTCTTCCCCCTCCGGTCCAATGTCCCGCGCCCCAAGCCCCTTGGCACACACCCCTAGCCCCATAGCAAGAACCCCAAGCCCCGCCCTAAAGCAGAAATCTTTCTGCTCCTATTTGCTCCACACCGAGACTGCCATCATGTGA
- the soga3b gene encoding uncharacterized protein KIAA0408 isoform X4 — protein sequence MAATELQRGLEQAGRGWGTERGELLDSFDSEMQEWEDQLQDMQRKIEELYNEVQARRGGNDVTMGNGKNDRMHHGNGFCDRPGSHSNRTKDHPRAVVVPNHCSNGCSHGPNGYGEPVNHQIGGYYPNCNGAVELEDLLQDYLGHGHGKTWKTNSALNDHLKEITKGSQDQSVHQDAMKRRPVEKERIGQVRFADEEAENRKNRVSHRKSSPCRDLNKPPHRQREGPPVPPRSTSQVASSETSPALDRKSHSPGALGDKTCGSPSVLRKFGAMLQKNEGKTLTDTGVVTNQVPIENKCPTPVCQRKELGGSRVPGRLPAQKCQVDSIMLTVEMDPSKERGSGGAVRDYRRESQLGEGRGTSMGSYAHPKGPQAGRQRRPEVKAKALGGVDRETDIGLVQGERARRPAYQPREPIVDYRNLSGSHVGAQRIQRGGPVAGQNKDDGLIELLDMLDIEHEYNSSPRSTKTAYRNDTQKVSPAELSPATPSQNFSRPARPANQRPPSRWASCAPTALISSPSGPMSRAPSPLAHTPSPIARTPSPALKQKSFCSYLLHTETAIM from the exons ATGGCGGCCACCGAACTTCAGCGCGGTCTGGAGCAGGCTGGGCGGGgctggggaacagagaggggggagctTCTGGACAGCTTCGACTCAGAGATGCAGGAATGGGAGGACCAGCTGCAGGACATGCAGAGGAAGATAGAGGAG CTTTACAATGAGGTGCAGGCTCGTAGAGGGGGAAATGATGTCACCATGGGCAACGGCAAAAATGATAGGATGCACCATGGCAATGGCTTCTGTGACCGGCCTGGCAGCCATAGCAACAGAACCAAGGACCACCCAAGAGCTGTTGTAGTGCCAAATCACTGTAGCAACGGTTGTAGTCACGGCCCCAATGGTTACGGCGAACCTGTCAACCATCAGATTGGTGGCTATTATCCAAATTGCAACGGTGCGGTGGAACTTGAAGACTTGTTGCAGGATTATCTTGGACATGGTCACGGAAAGACCTGGAAGACCAACTCAGCTCTCAACGAT CATCTGAAGGAGATCACTAAAGGGAGCCAGGATCAGTCTGTGCACCAGGATGCGATGAAGAGGAGGCCTGTTGAGAAGGAGAG GATTGGTCAGGTGCGGTTTGCGGACGAGGAGGCTGAGAACAGGAAGAACAGAGTGTCACACAGAAAGAGTTCCCCCTGCAGGGACCTTAACAAGCCCCCTCATAGACAGAGAGAAGGCCCTCCCGTACCCCCCCGCTCCACCTCCCAGGTTGCCTCATCCGAGACTTCCCCAGCCCTCGACAGAAAGTCCCACTCCCCTGGGGCCCTTGGGGACAAGACGTGTGGTAGCCCCTCGGTCCTCAGGAAGTTTGGGGCCATGCTCCAGAAGAACGAGGGGAAAACCCTCACTGACACCGGTGTGGTGACCAACCAGGTGCCTATCGAGAACAAGTGCCCCACCCCCGTCTGTCAGCGCAAAGAGCTGGGTGGCAGCAGAGTGCCTGGGCGCTTGCCTGCCCAGAAATGCCAGGTGGATTCCATCATGCTTACAGTGGAGATGGATCCCAGCAAAGAACGAGGATCTGGTGGGGCAGTGAGAGACTATAGGAGAGAGAGCCAGCTTGGTGAGGGTAGAGGCACCTCAATGGGTAGCTATGCTCACCCTAAAGGACCCCAGGCAGGGCGTCAGAGGAGGCCTGAGGTCAAAGCAAAGGCCCTCggaggggtagacagagagacagacattggtCTGGTCCAGGGGGAGAGGGCCAGGAGGCCTGCATACCAGCCTAGGGAGCCCATAGTGGACTACAGGAACTTGAGTGGGTCCCATGTTGGAGCTCAGAGGATTCAGAGGGGAGGGCCAGTTGCAGGTCAGAATAAGGACGATGGACTCATTGAGCTACTGGATATGCTGGACATCGAGCACGAGTACAACTCTAGCCCCCGATCCACAAAGACTGCCTACAGAAATGACACACAGAAG GTGAGCCCAGCTGAGTTGTCCCCAGCAACCCCGTCACAGAACTTCTCTCGTCCTGCCCGCCCAGCCAATCAACGCCCTCCATCCAGGTGGGCTAGCTGTGCTCCCACTGCCTTGATCTCTTCCCCCTCCGGTCCAATGTCCCGCGCCCCAAGCCCCTTGGCACACACCCCTAGCCCCATAGCAAGAACCCCAAGCCCCGCCCTAAAGCAGAAATCTTTCTGCTCCTATTTGCTCCACACCGAGACTGCCATCATGTGA
- the soga3b gene encoding protein SOGA3 isoform X1, translating into MHTADSAEAEPEPSIGTIEAEFVTQQDEGLEDELERLVDENEDLKMEIEEMRTEMDEMRDTFYEEDTCQLQEMRRELERANKNCRILQYRLRKAERKKLRYAQTGEIDEELLRSLEQDLKVAKDVSVRLHHELENVEEKRTKTEDENEKLRQKLIEVEVTKQALQNELDKVKESQKRRGSKEVQKSDKKSAQTPTEDDNDDLKCQLAFIKEEAVLLRKKTAKIDKEKDRLETELQKYRSFYGDLDSPHPKGEAWGPPTTRESELKLRLRLVEEEANILGRKIVELEVENRGLRAELDDLRGEGEGEGGSGGGAVGGMGAGRGHGEAMTELRQQLQLVEDEAELLRRNLADAEDHNKRVTGELNKLRFKAGTHEGGARHGGVAAGGVCSEKAEALQEELKTARLQINDLSGKVMQLQYEKRVLLSNMQRYDLASHLALRGGISPRDSDAESDAGGIGPSGRRESDDDSSSSRLQPPHRKREGPVGGESDSDEVRNQTRCLTPTRGLYTPPPETAARFLPRNLQDRQQMIDIRVEAEHLGRTIDRLIADTATIIAEARVYVSNSDLYGRGEEEEEGGRIREHELLYRINAQMKAFRKELQGFIDRLEVPKPEDREEEPLSVTEQEPPSSSTGHSHITGYMLRFNTGDYFSQHPPLPSSPPRKVFL; encoded by the exons ATGCACACGGCTGACAGCGCCGAGGCCGAGCCGGAGCCGTCTATCGGGACCATAGAGGCGGAGTTCGTGACACAGCAAGATGAGGGCCTTGAGGACGAATTGGAGAGACTGGTGGATGAGAATGAAGATCTAAAG ATGGAGATCGAGGAGATGAGGACGGAGATGGACGAGATGCGTGACACCTTCTACGAGGAGGACACGTGCCAGCTGCAGGAAATGAGACGCGAGCTGGAGCGAGCCAATAAGAACTGCCGGATCCTCCAGTACCGGCTGAGGAAGGCTGAGAGGAAGAAGCTGCGCTATGCCCAGACGGGAGAGATCGACGAGGAACTACTGAGGAGCCTGGAGCAGGActtgaag GTAGCGAAGGATGTGTCTGTGAGACTGCACCATGAGTTGGAGAATGTGGAGGAGAAACGCACAAAGACAGAGGACGAAAACGAGAAACTGAGGCAGAAACTCATCGAGGTGGAGGTGACCAAACAGGCCCTTCAGAATGAGCTGGACAAAGTCAAGGAG TctcagaagagaagaggaagcaAGGAGGTCCAAAAGTCAGACAAGAAGTCTGCCCAGACCCCAACAGAG GATGACAACGATGATCTCAAGTGCCAGCTGGCCTTCATCAAGGAAGAGGCTGTATTGTTGAGGAAGAAGACAGCTAAGATCGACAAGGAGAAGGACCGGCTGGAGACGGAGCTACAGAAGTACCGCTCCTTCTATGGGGACCTGGACAGCCCCCACCCCAAGGGTGAGGCCTGGGGACCCCCCACCACCCGTGAGTCCGAGCTGAAGCTGCGTCTGCgcctggtggaggaggaggctaaCATCCTGGGGAGGAAGATCGTGGAGCtggag GTGGAGAACCGGGGTCTGAGGGCGGAGCTGGACGACCtcaggggtgaaggggagggagaaggCGGGTCCGGTGGGGGGGCTGTGGGTGGGATGGGGGCAGGCCGGGGCCATGGGGAGGCTATGACGGAGCTGAGGCAACAGCTTCAGCTGGTGGAGGACGAGGCAGAGCTCCTGAGGAGGAACCTGGCCGATGCTGAAGATCACAACAAGAGAGTGACGGGAGAACTCAACAAGCTCAGGTTTAAGGCCGGGACCCACGAGGGAGGGGCAAGGCATGGAGGAGTGGCGGCAGGAGGAGTATGTTCGGAGAAGGCAGAGGCACTGCAGGAAGAACTGAAGACGGCCCGGCTACAGATTAATGATCTCAGTGGGAAG GTGATGCAGCTGCAGTATGAGAAGCGTGTTCTGCTCTCCAACATGCAGCGCTACGACCTGGCCTCCCACCTGGCCCTAAGGGGGGGCATCAGCCCTCGGGACAGCGATGCAGAAAGTGACGCAGGAGGGATCGGACCGAGCGGGCGCCGCGAAAGCGATGatgactcctcctcctctcgcctCCAGCCCCCGCACCGCAAACGCGAGGGCCCAGTGGGCGGGGAGAGTGACTCGGACGAGGTGCGGAACCAAACCCGCTGCCTCACGCCTACCCGGGGTCTCTATACCCCACCCCCTGAGACCGCCGCCCGCTTCCTGCCCCGCAACCTACAGGATCGCCAGCAGATGATTGACATTCGAGTGGAGGCGGAGCATCTTGGCAGGACCATCGACCGGCTCATCGCCGACACGGCAACTATAATCGCAGAGGCACGGGTGTACGTTTCCAACAGCGACCTGTATGGgcggggtgaggaggaggaggagggtgggaggatcAGGGAGCATGAGCTGCTGTACAGGATCAATGCCCAGATGAAGGCCTTCAGGAAGGAGCTACAGGGCTTCATAGACAGACTGGAGGTGCCCAAacctgaggacagggaggaggaaccactgtcg GTCACCGAACAGGAGCCTCCCTCTTCAAGCACAGGTCACAGTCACATAACAGGATATATGCTTAGGTTCAACACTGGAGACTACTTTTCCCAACACCCACCACTTCCTTCATCACCCCCAAGAAAAG TGTTCCTCTAA
- the soga3b gene encoding protein SOGA3 isoform X2, producing the protein MHTADSAEAEPEPSIGTIEAEFVTQQDEGLEDELERLVDENEDLKMEIEEMRTEMDEMRDTFYEEDTCQLQEMRRELERANKNCRILQYRLRKAERKKLRYAQTGEIDEELLRSLEQDLKVAKDVSVRLHHELENVEEKRTKTEDENEKLRQKLIEVEVTKQALQNELDKVKESQKRRGSKEVQKSDKKSAQTPTEDDNDDLKCQLAFIKEEAVLLRKKTAKIDKEKDRLETELQKYRSFYGDLDSPHPKGEAWGPPTTRESELKLRLRLVEEEANILGRKIVELEVENRGLRAELDDLRGEGEGEGGSGGGAVGGMGAGRGHGEAMTELRQQLQLVEDEAELLRRNLADAEDHNKRVTGELNKLRFKAGTHEGGARHGGVAAGGVCSEKAEALQEELKTARLQINDLSGKVMQLQYEKRVLLSNMQRYDLASHLALRGGISPRDSDAESDAGGIGPSGRRESDDDSSSSRLQPPHRKREGPVGGESDSDEVRNQTRCLTPTRGLYTPPPETAARFLPRNLQDRQQMIDIRVEAEHLGRTIDRLIADTATIIAEARVYVSNSDLYGRGEEEEEGGRIREHELLYRINAQMKAFRKELQGFIDRLEVPKPEDREEEPLSMFQPIILLILILVLFSSHSYATIFKLVFLFTLFFVL; encoded by the exons ATGCACACGGCTGACAGCGCCGAGGCCGAGCCGGAGCCGTCTATCGGGACCATAGAGGCGGAGTTCGTGACACAGCAAGATGAGGGCCTTGAGGACGAATTGGAGAGACTGGTGGATGAGAATGAAGATCTAAAG ATGGAGATCGAGGAGATGAGGACGGAGATGGACGAGATGCGTGACACCTTCTACGAGGAGGACACGTGCCAGCTGCAGGAAATGAGACGCGAGCTGGAGCGAGCCAATAAGAACTGCCGGATCCTCCAGTACCGGCTGAGGAAGGCTGAGAGGAAGAAGCTGCGCTATGCCCAGACGGGAGAGATCGACGAGGAACTACTGAGGAGCCTGGAGCAGGActtgaag GTAGCGAAGGATGTGTCTGTGAGACTGCACCATGAGTTGGAGAATGTGGAGGAGAAACGCACAAAGACAGAGGACGAAAACGAGAAACTGAGGCAGAAACTCATCGAGGTGGAGGTGACCAAACAGGCCCTTCAGAATGAGCTGGACAAAGTCAAGGAG TctcagaagagaagaggaagcaAGGAGGTCCAAAAGTCAGACAAGAAGTCTGCCCAGACCCCAACAGAG GATGACAACGATGATCTCAAGTGCCAGCTGGCCTTCATCAAGGAAGAGGCTGTATTGTTGAGGAAGAAGACAGCTAAGATCGACAAGGAGAAGGACCGGCTGGAGACGGAGCTACAGAAGTACCGCTCCTTCTATGGGGACCTGGACAGCCCCCACCCCAAGGGTGAGGCCTGGGGACCCCCCACCACCCGTGAGTCCGAGCTGAAGCTGCGTCTGCgcctggtggaggaggaggctaaCATCCTGGGGAGGAAGATCGTGGAGCtggag GTGGAGAACCGGGGTCTGAGGGCGGAGCTGGACGACCtcaggggtgaaggggagggagaaggCGGGTCCGGTGGGGGGGCTGTGGGTGGGATGGGGGCAGGCCGGGGCCATGGGGAGGCTATGACGGAGCTGAGGCAACAGCTTCAGCTGGTGGAGGACGAGGCAGAGCTCCTGAGGAGGAACCTGGCCGATGCTGAAGATCACAACAAGAGAGTGACGGGAGAACTCAACAAGCTCAGGTTTAAGGCCGGGACCCACGAGGGAGGGGCAAGGCATGGAGGAGTGGCGGCAGGAGGAGTATGTTCGGAGAAGGCAGAGGCACTGCAGGAAGAACTGAAGACGGCCCGGCTACAGATTAATGATCTCAGTGGGAAG GTGATGCAGCTGCAGTATGAGAAGCGTGTTCTGCTCTCCAACATGCAGCGCTACGACCTGGCCTCCCACCTGGCCCTAAGGGGGGGCATCAGCCCTCGGGACAGCGATGCAGAAAGTGACGCAGGAGGGATCGGACCGAGCGGGCGCCGCGAAAGCGATGatgactcctcctcctctcgcctCCAGCCCCCGCACCGCAAACGCGAGGGCCCAGTGGGCGGGGAGAGTGACTCGGACGAGGTGCGGAACCAAACCCGCTGCCTCACGCCTACCCGGGGTCTCTATACCCCACCCCCTGAGACCGCCGCCCGCTTCCTGCCCCGCAACCTACAGGATCGCCAGCAGATGATTGACATTCGAGTGGAGGCGGAGCATCTTGGCAGGACCATCGACCGGCTCATCGCCGACACGGCAACTATAATCGCAGAGGCACGGGTGTACGTTTCCAACAGCGACCTGTATGGgcggggtgaggaggaggaggagggtgggaggatcAGGGAGCATGAGCTGCTGTACAGGATCAATGCCCAGATGAAGGCCTTCAGGAAGGAGCTACAGGGCTTCATAGACAGACTGGAGGTGCCCAAacctgaggacagggaggaggaaccactgtcg ATGTTTCAGCCCATCATTTTACTCATCCTCATTCTAGTCTTATTCTCCTCCCACTCCTATGCCACCATCTTTAAACTTGTCTTTCTGTTTACCCTTTTCTTTGTCCTGTGA